The Magnolia sinica isolate HGM2019 chromosome 9, MsV1, whole genome shotgun sequence genome contains a region encoding:
- the LOC131255054 gene encoding uncharacterized protein LOC131255054, producing the protein MQRKHNSIWVFVDRLTKAARFLPIRTINSTDSLVKLYIREVVRSYGVPRENISDRDSKFTSAFWKRLQEEMGTELKFSTTFHPQTDGQTERVIQILEDMLRARVLDFQGAAYEGFDEVQTEREASTSFHWTFRDFRSHGSHSLSPCATYYTGWIYNAFHVSMLKKYTPDESHIVSWEQIELTDVASYTEEPIRILDHKEQVLWTKIIPLVKVLWSHHGEEEATWEREAEFKEKYPHLFNSTP; encoded by the exons ATGCAGAGGAAGCACAACTCGATCTGGGTCTTCGTCGATAGGTTGACAAAGGCTGCCCGATTTCTCCCAATTCGCACGATAAATTCTACCGATAGTTTGGTGAAGTTATACATCCGGGAAGTCGTGCGATCCTACGGAGTTCCACGAGAGAATATATCAGATCGAGATTCCAAGTTTACTTCTGCCTTTTGGAAGAGGTTGCAGGAAGAGATGGGCACAGAGCTTAAGTTCAGCACGACATTCCATCCTCAGACAGACGGACAAACTGAGAGGGTAATTCAGATTTTGGAGGATATGCTGAGAGCACGCGTTCTGGACTTTCAAG GTGCCGCCTATGAAGGGTTTGATGAGGTTCAGACAGAAAGAGAAGCTAGCACCTcgtttcattggacctttcgagattttAGATCGCATGGGAGCCATAGCCTATCACCTTGTGCTACCTACTACACCGGATGGATTTACAACGCCTTTCACGTgtccatgttgaagaaatacacGCCAGATGAGTCGCACATCGTTAGCTGGGAGCAGATTGAGCTTACAGACGTCGCCTCTTACACCGAGGAACCTATCCGCATCTTGGACCATAAGGAGCAGGTCCTATGGACAAAGATTATACCATTAGTCAAGGTTCTTTGGTCCCATCATGGAGAAGAAGAGGCGACATGGGAACGAGAAGCTGAGTTTAAGGAGAAATACCCTCACTTGTTCAATAGCACACCATag